The Lewinellaceae bacterium DNA window CGGACAACTTGAAGTTAAAGTATTTAACCAGATTACCACCGGAGACACTCACCTGGCTGTCATTCGAGGCAATATCAAAAACCATGAGCCGGTATTGGTGCGGGTACACTCCTCTATGGGAACAGGCGATTTGCTGGCTAACTTGCTGGATGACAACAGCCAGGTAATGCAGAAAGCCATGGATCGCATCGTGGAGGAAGGAACCGGAGTCATCTTGTTCATGCGCCATGGTGATGGAGAATCCATCATCAACCAATTGAAGAATTGGACCGGGCAGACCGTTCCGCACGGCGCTCCCCAACGAGACTTTGGCATCGGTGCCCAGATACTTCGTGAGCTGAATATTTGCAAGATCAAATTACTGAGCCGTCATCCGCGCAAACGCATTGGATTAGAGGGATATGGACTGGAAATTGTAGAAGTGGTTCAGTTATAAGCACTAGAACTCGGGGCAATAGATCCCGTCACTATCCGTGTTCCCGATAACGATGAGTGAAAACTCAATGGAACCCCGTTGACCGAATGCAGAAGCGATTCCGCTGATGTTTGTATCATAGCTTAAACCTACCAATACTGCACCCAGCTTCAAACCTCCAAAAGCAGTCAGGCTTTCAGCTCCAAATTTTTCCATTTGATTGGTAAATCGTGTCCAGGCTCCCAGGTACAAAACCCGTGAACGGTCAGAAGTCAGGTCAAATAAAAACTGACTACCTGCCTGTAACGCCCGATGTGGACCCTGATTGATGTAGGATACCCTGGGGGATATGGCAAATCCGTCTCCTGCCGGCATTTCAGCCTGGGCGTAACCGGTCAACCGGGTAAAAAGGTTGACTTTGTTTGGTATAACGGCGGCATCATCCAGCTGGCGGAAGAACGAGATGTTAGTCGTTGCAAAGTGGTGCATCGCAAGTCCTGTGACGAATTTAATCCCGTCAGTGGGCGATCTTCCCAGATTAAGGCCCACTGCATAATCGCTGTATCCATAATTATTTTCAGCTGCGGGCTCCTGAGTAGGGTTTGAGTATCCGGAACCTTCTAAAAACTGATCTCCAAAACGCAGGTAGTCGTAATTGACATTTTTCTGGACGATACCTGCCTGGAAGCCCAGAGAAAGAACAAGCTGGCTGGGCACATCGAGTGTCTTGTGATAGGCGCCGAAAAGGGAGATCTGGTTGGTGTTAAAATCAAATCCTCCCAATTTGTCGGCAAAAAACTGGACGCCGGCACCAACCCGATCATTGCTGAAGAAGGATTTACCTTTGAGTTTTACATTGACATCTGCGCTCAGCGCAAAGCTGGAAAAAGGATTTTCCAAAGCCATGGGCCATTGAGAACGGTAAGTCACTGACGTCCGGTAATCTCCCAGGAAAATTCCCGTCAGCGCAGGGTTTGAATACATGGGATTAGCAAATTGCTGGGAGAAATAACGGTCCTGGCCCTTTACGGAACTAAAACACACGAGCAAAACAATCGTCAAGCCGGCGAATCGTTGCATGTACACAGTTTATTGAATAACGATTTCAAACAGATCATATTGGCATAAAGGTATTCAATTTCCATGCTCAACTTTCCTGCGTACCGACGAAAGTGTTCAGAATGGCCCGATATCTGGCGGTTAAAGCCTCAGTGGTTTTGATAATAGTTTTCCCAAAATTGAATCTGCGGCAGGGTAGGGAGCGGTTCGCTGTGGCTGACCGTATCAATAATCATGGTTAGGTTGGATTTGGTTTCAAACGCAGGCCAGTCCGGCAGATTTTCACCATTAGGATTACCAGTACGCACGAAATTGACCCAATAAGATGAAAGCAGGTTGGCAATTTCATGGTCTATTGCTTTCCAGGGCCGGTCTACCGTATTCAGATTATCGTAGGCATAAACTATTTCACCGCTATGGAAGGCGCCAAAGGCCGTACTTGCATCATAAGCCGGCAAGCTGCGGTTGAAGTTGTATACGTAAGCCGGCTGGCCGTTGGCTGAATGCATCCTGGCCCAGGTGTACACCTGAACCCCAAACGATTCATCCCGGTTTATGGCTTTTTGGACGGCATCCGATTGCGCTTGTGAGTTATTAGGGTACACCTCCCAAAGTTGAGATACTTCTTCACCAAAACGCTTTTCCATCGTGGACCGGAATGCATCCTGATTAGCTGGTGGCCCCATGATGACGTCATTCCCATTCCATCCGGCTAGCAAGGCAAATTTGTTTTCCTTCGCAGCCTGATAAATATCCATTACGGTGCCGGGTAGAACATAACCATCGGATATGGGCCAGGAAATACTGCGGTAGGTCGAAAGGATTTGTTCGGCCGGCAAATTGCGCAATGCTTCCAGATCGGCTGCCTGCATCGTGCGGGCATATTCCAATCCTGCATTTTCCGCGGACTTAAGGTCAGCAGGCCCTCGTCTGGGATTTGAATAAAAATTCGCTCCGCTTTCACCGATAGCACGGATAAACAGGCCTTTAGCCATGGGAGAAGCCGTTAAAAAATTAACAGCGAAAGAACCTGCGGACTGACCGGCGATGGTTACCTGGCTCGGATCGCCACCAAACGCAGTAATGTTGTCTTGCACCCACTTCAGTGCGGCGATCATATCCAGCAGGGCGTAGTTTCCGGAGGCACCGTACCCTGATTCAGCCGTAAGTTCCGGATGTGCAAAAAATCCAAAGCTTCCGACGCGATAGTTGATGCTGACGAATACAATCCCTTTCTGGGCCATGGCGGTACCGTCGTAGATGGCGCACCCGGTGCCACCGGATTGAAATCCTCCACCATAAATATAGACCAGTACCGGCCTTTTTTCATTGGGGTCTTTGGCTCCGGTCCAGACATTCAGGTAAAGGCAGTCCTCACTTATGGGGCTTTCAGGAATCAGGAATTCTCTGGACCAGTACATGAAAGGCACAGGTTTGGATTGCATCGGGCTCGGCCCAAATGAGGTGCATGCACGCACACCTTGCCAGGGGATGACCGGCTGGGGAGCACGCCACCGGTTATTGCCAACCGGCGGGGCGGCGAATGGAATACCTTTGTAAGTATGAACCTGAGCCTGGTCAAGGTATTCACCGGAAATTAGCCCTCCGGTGACCGCAACAGGATCCTGAACCATCACATTTTCCCGGCAATTGCCGAAGAAAAGAAGAAAGCTGAAGATCAATTGAAAATAGGTTGTCATAGACATATGCATTGGATAACAAAGTACATTCTTAATTTCGGAAATGGATTGAAATTGACAGGAAGGAATTAATTTATACGGGTGAAGTCGACAAATCCCGGATAAATCGATAAATCAATTTAATTTGGATAGTCTTAACCTCCAAATGATCTAAAAAGAATCGATGGGTGCCCAATCTAAAATGCCATCCAGGCGCAAATCCAGTTCGAAAAACCAGGTATTAATCTTAAAGCTGCCCTGGCTGGAATCAAGAGAACAACAAATTGCCTGGATCCTGTTGGGATTGATGTATCTGACTTACGTCATTTGGGGCTTGTCCAGCAGCGCGACCTGGGATGAAGATTGTCCAACCCGTTATTTCAATGCCCTTGCTGCAATCCATGACCCCTCTCAGTTTATTTCTTTCTGGAACCGGCCGCTGTTCATCGTTCTTTTTTTCCTTCCGGTGCATTTAGGAAAGGCGATTATACCGATCATGATGTCGGCCATTTCCGGAGCGGGAGCTTATTTTTTGTACAAAAGCAGCAAGTTGCTAAAATGGAATTTTGCCTTTATGGCTATTCCTTTTCTGATGCTTCAACCGTACTTTCTTGGAGTGGGGAGGGATGCGATGACAGAACCCTTGGCTGCAACCATTATCAGTGCAGGCATTTATCTGGCCCTTGAAAAGAAATGGTTGCTTTTTGCCCTTGTCGGCGCATTACTTCCTCTGGCGCGTGCAGAGATGTCCGTTTTACTGATTCTTTGGGCATGGGTCCTTTTAATGAACAAGCAATGGAAAATGATACCCCTTCTCGGAGCAGGAGTACTGCTCTGGGATCTTGCAGGCTGGGTTATCGAAGGAGATCCGCTCTATGTCGTTAATACGGTCCTGCATGGTGCCCCGGATGAGAACCGGTATGGTCATCAACCGGCGGATACTTACCTAAGGAGATACTTTTACGTAATTGGTCCTACCATTTTCTTTTTCTTTCTTCTGGGCATCCTGGGAAGAATAAAAAGCAAATCAGTCAGCTGGCTGATTGATGGTCAATTTTATCTTGGTTTTTTGGTCTATACCCTTTTTGCGTGGAAGGTGAACCTGGGTCAGTCTGCAGGATTTTTAAGGAATCTGATTCCCATTTCACCACTATCCGCGATGATCGCTTTATGGGGATTGAACGAATGGATGCTTGGTATGACCGGTAACCTAAAAAAAACCAATTGGACGCTTATCCGGGCAGGTGCTGTAATCAGCTTAATACTAACCGGATTTTTCTTCAGAAATCACATCAGACTGCACCATTTGGTGGAAGATAAACTGGATTATTTTAATCTGCCCATTGTCGGAATTTTAACACTGGTTACTTTTATCGGGCCACTATTTCTCCGCAAGAAGGACAATAATAAATGGTACCTGGTTGTTCTGCTCGGGCTCACGTTTACACTGCTGGCTTCTCACACGTTGATAACTGAAAACCCTCAGGCCAACTCCAATCTCGAGCGTCAGATGATGGAAAAAGTGGTTAATATCTATAAAGAATTGGGATTTGAAAGTGCCCCTATGACATTCGCTTCACATGGGTGGTTTTACTGGACAGCTGGTTATAATCGCAATGATTCCAAATTCTCACTGATGAAACTCGAGGAAATTGAGAAGGCGCCTGAAGGAAGCATTTGTATCTGGGAAAGTCATTTTTCAAACCGGCTGGGTTCCAATGTGCCGGAAGGCAAGCTTGAAGGGAATAAGAATTTTGTGCTACTGGCGAAAGTATTTTCACAGGATATCAATAACCAGGCACTCATTTTTGTCAAAACAGATGGTAAAGAGCCAGCTGAAAAGGTTATTGATGATGCGATTGCCAAGCATCCGGATATCGCTGAACTGTATGTCAGAAGAATGGAGCTGAATGAAAGGAAAGGATTCTTGGATCAGGCGAGGGCCGATCTGATTCAGGCCAGTAAAGCCGAACCAGAAAATAGTTATGTAACCTGGTTGATGGCCAGTGAACTGCGTAATCAGAATAAAAATGACCTTGCCTTAAATCTTTTGAATCAGCTCATCGAGGCAAATAATAACAATTACAACGCACTGATGATGAAAGGCAAATTGTTAAATACAACACAGGATTACAAATCGGCAGTTGAAGTCTTTAATGCCATGATTAAACTGAATGCCAATCAGCCAGACCCGTACATTGAACGTGGGTTAAGTTATACTCAGCTGGGCAAGAACAGTCAGGCTTGTAATTCTTTCAAAACGGCACTTAAGCTCAAATCCAGCCGCGCTCAATCTTACATTGATCAGTATTGCAAGTAAGACCACGGTATCACACCGCGTGGATCAGGTCGTACTGGGTGATGATATTATAGCCACCCTGACCATCCTCAACCAGCACTGCCGGCGTTTCGCGGGTGATGTAGCGGTGCAGTTCTTTTAATTTAATGGTACGGTCCACCAGCGGGAAAGGAGGACCCATGATACCGGATACCGGCTCATCTGCATGCTTCATCGGATTGTCCAGCAGGTATTTCAGGATGGCGGTCTCAGTAATGGATCCGATGACTTTGCCTTCCTGCATAACCGGAACCTGAGAAATATCAGCAGATTTCATCATTTCAAAGATGTCTCGCACCCGGTCTGATTCCTTCACAGCGATAAATTCATCACCTTTTTTAGTGCCGAGGATGTCTCGTACGGACTTTTCATGATCCAGGAAGCCTCGATCACGCATCCAGTCGTCATTGAAGATTTTAGCCACATAACGACTGCCGTGATCATGAAAGATGATTACCACCACATCGTCAGCAGTGAGCTGATCAGCCATTTGCAGCAATCCAGCCAGCGCAGATCCTGCTGAATATCCCAACAGCAAACCTTCTTCCCGGGCTAACCGCCGCGCTGCCAGAGCGCCATCTTTGTCGGTGACTTTTTCAAAATGATCGATCAGACTAAAGTCGACATTCTTAGGAAGGATGTCTTCTCCGATGCCTTCGGTGATGTAGGGGTAGATCTCCTTTTCGTCGAATATCCCGGTTTCCTTATATTTCTTGAATACCGAGCCGTATGTGTCAATACCCCACACTTTGATGTTGGGATTTTTCTCTTTCAGGAATTTGGCGGTACCGGAAACAGTACCTCCCGTGCCAACACCAACGACAAGATGGGTGATCTTTCCTTCGGTCTGATCCCAGATCTCCGGTCCGGTCGATTCATAGTGGGCCTGAGTATTCGCTAAATTATCGTACTGATTACACCAGAATGAGTTGGGAATTTCTTTACTCAGCTTGTCGGCCACGGAATAATAGGAGCGCGGGTCATCCGGTGTGACATTGGTCGGGCATACGATAACTTCTGCACCCAACGCTTTCAGCATGTCGATTTTCTCTTTCGACTGTTTATCGTTGGTGGTAAATATACAATGGTAGCCTTTGACCACCCCGGCGAGGGCCAGGCCCATGCCCGTGTTCCCGCTGGTGCATTCGATGATGGTCCCGCCGGGTTTTAGCAATCCCTGCGCTTCGGCAACTTCGATCATCTTCAGCGCCATCCGGTCTTTGATGGAATGGCCCGGATTATAGGTTTCCACTTTGCCGAGCACGAGAGCTGGTATATCCTTGACAACCTTGTTTAGTTTGATCATCGGGGTGTTGCCGATGGTTTCAAGGACATTCTGGCAATAGTGCATTATTTTACGATTTGGGGCGCAAGATATTTAACTTTTACGAAAAATTTGGAGTCCACCGCCCCGAGGAGGTTGGCAACTCCGGGGGATACGATAATGCATACATTGTTCGGATAAACGGCTTCGGGCATATTGGCAATAACCTTGGCATATACCGTCTTGTTGATCATTGGATTGGTGATCTGAACAGTAGAGCCGATGGGAGCATCACGCATCATCGCATATAGGTCGCTCTTCTGACGGATGTCTTTATTCCAGAGGGCTACTCCCCTTTGCTCGTCGTAAGCATAGGAGATCTTGGGAGTAGTAAAGGCGTCCTCCAATTCGGTAACCTCCTCACGGATGGAAGGTTTTTCGCTCGGTAGTCCGGTTGACTCATCGATCGATAATGGCTTGCTGGCGGAAAGAATAGGGGCTGACTCCTGATTTTCAATAGACTGATTAACTAAAATCGGTTTGTTCACGGGATTAACAGAAGCCGCCCCCTGAATGCTGATGTATCCTACGAGTAGTTTTTGATTGATGGATAATGTATTGTCTTCGAGGTGGTTAAGTGCCCGGATAGTTTCAATGCTCTGGTTGAAGTATCTTCTGGCAATCCGGAATAAATTGTCAGAACTGCGGACCGAATAAAACACCGGAACGTATTCATTGGGATTGCCATCGCGCGTGGTGACCAGCAGGTGCTCATCCAATGCAACAATGACGGTATCGTGTACCGCCAATACCCGGTTGCGCAACCAGGGGTTGTAGTCATAGATTTGATAGACATCCAATCCATAGAACCGAGCGAGTGAATAAAGCGTTTGCTTTGCTTCAACAATGTGGTTGAAGACCTTTTGATCATCGGGTGCAATATGCACGATTATGGTATCCTTAAGCGTGAGGTAACTGGTTGGGTTGCCGGTTGCCCAGGACCACTGAGCCCATAACAGAAGCGGTAAAATCCAGCGCATAGGTTCTATTTCTAACAAAAATATGTTAAAAAAATGTAATATGTAAATAATTGGAACATTTTTTAACATTCAGACCTTTTACAGATACCTTTGA harbors:
- a CDS encoding PorP/SprF family type IX secretion system membrane protein, giving the protein MQRFAGLTIVLLVCFSSVKGQDRYFSQQFANPMYSNPALTGIFLGDYRTSVTYRSQWPMALENPFSSFALSADVNVKLKGKSFFSNDRVGAGVQFFADKLGGFDFNTNQISLFGAYHKTLDVPSQLVLSLGFQAGIVQKNVNYDYLRFGDQFLEGSGYSNPTQEPAAENNYGYSDYAVGLNLGRSPTDGIKFVTGLAMHHFATTNISFFRQLDDAAVIPNKVNLFTRLTGYAQAEMPAGDGFAISPRVSYINQGPHRALQAGSQFLFDLTSDRSRVLYLGAWTRFTNQMEKFGAESLTAFGGLKLGAVLVGLSYDTNISGIASAFGQRGSIEFSLIVIGNTDSDGIYCPEF
- a CDS encoding LysM peptidoglycan-binding domain-containing protein — protein: MRWILPLLLWAQWSWATGNPTSYLTLKDTIIVHIAPDDQKVFNHIVEAKQTLYSLARFYGLDVYQIYDYNPWLRNRVLAVHDTVIVALDEHLLVTTRDGNPNEYVPVFYSVRSSDNLFRIARRYFNQSIETIRALNHLEDNTLSINQKLLVGYISIQGAASVNPVNKPILVNQSIENQESAPILSASKPLSIDESTGLPSEKPSIREEVTELEDAFTTPKISYAYDEQRGVALWNKDIRQKSDLYAMMRDAPIGSTVQITNPMINKTVYAKVIANMPEAVYPNNVCIIVSPGVANLLGAVDSKFFVKVKYLAPQIVK
- a CDS encoding tetratricopeptide repeat protein produces the protein MPSRRKSSSKNQVLILKLPWLESREQQIAWILLGLMYLTYVIWGLSSSATWDEDCPTRYFNALAAIHDPSQFISFWNRPLFIVLFFLPVHLGKAIIPIMMSAISGAGAYFLYKSSKLLKWNFAFMAIPFLMLQPYFLGVGRDAMTEPLAATIISAGIYLALEKKWLLFALVGALLPLARAEMSVLLILWAWVLLMNKQWKMIPLLGAGVLLWDLAGWVIEGDPLYVVNTVLHGAPDENRYGHQPADTYLRRYFYVIGPTIFFFFLLGILGRIKSKSVSWLIDGQFYLGFLVYTLFAWKVNLGQSAGFLRNLIPISPLSAMIALWGLNEWMLGMTGNLKKTNWTLIRAGAVISLILTGFFFRNHIRLHHLVEDKLDYFNLPIVGILTLVTFIGPLFLRKKDNNKWYLVVLLGLTFTLLASHTLITENPQANSNLERQMMEKVVNIYKELGFESAPMTFASHGWFYWTAGYNRNDSKFSLMKLEEIEKAPEGSICIWESHFSNRLGSNVPEGKLEGNKNFVLLAKVFSQDINNQALIFVKTDGKEPAEKVIDDAIAKHPDIAELYVRRMELNERKGFLDQARADLIQASKAEPENSYVTWLMASELRNQNKNDLALNLLNQLIEANNNNYNALMMKGKLLNTTQDYKSAVEVFNAMIKLNANQPDPYIERGLSYTQLGKNSQACNSFKTALKLKSSRAQSYIDQYCK
- a CDS encoding carboxylesterase family protein, with the translated sequence MTTYFQLIFSFLLFFGNCRENVMVQDPVAVTGGLISGEYLDQAQVHTYKGIPFAAPPVGNNRWRAPQPVIPWQGVRACTSFGPSPMQSKPVPFMYWSREFLIPESPISEDCLYLNVWTGAKDPNEKRPVLVYIYGGGFQSGGTGCAIYDGTAMAQKGIVFVSINYRVGSFGFFAHPELTAESGYGASGNYALLDMIAALKWVQDNITAFGGDPSQVTIAGQSAGSFAVNFLTASPMAKGLFIRAIGESGANFYSNPRRGPADLKSAENAGLEYARTMQAADLEALRNLPAEQILSTYRSISWPISDGYVLPGTVMDIYQAAKENKFALLAGWNGNDVIMGPPANQDAFRSTMEKRFGEEVSQLWEVYPNNSQAQSDAVQKAINRDESFGVQVYTWARMHSANGQPAYVYNFNRSLPAYDASTAFGAFHSGEIVYAYDNLNTVDRPWKAIDHEIANLLSSYWVNFVRTGNPNGENLPDWPAFETKSNLTMIIDTVSHSEPLPTLPQIQFWENYYQNH
- a CDS encoding pyridoxal-phosphate dependent enzyme, giving the protein MHYCQNVLETIGNTPMIKLNKVVKDIPALVLGKVETYNPGHSIKDRMALKMIEVAEAQGLLKPGGTIIECTSGNTGMGLALAGVVKGYHCIFTTNDKQSKEKIDMLKALGAEVIVCPTNVTPDDPRSYYSVADKLSKEIPNSFWCNQYDNLANTQAHYESTGPEIWDQTEGKITHLVVGVGTGGTVSGTAKFLKEKNPNIKVWGIDTYGSVFKKYKETGIFDEKEIYPYITEGIGEDILPKNVDFSLIDHFEKVTDKDGALAARRLAREEGLLLGYSAGSALAGLLQMADQLTADDVVVIIFHDHGSRYVAKIFNDDWMRDRGFLDHEKSVRDILGTKKGDEFIAVKESDRVRDIFEMMKSADISQVPVMQEGKVIGSITETAILKYLLDNPMKHADEPVSGIMGPPFPLVDRTIKLKELHRYITRETPAVLVEDGQGGYNIITQYDLIHAV